The Scyliorhinus canicula chromosome 13, sScyCan1.1, whole genome shotgun sequence genome contains a region encoding:
- the LOC119975505 gene encoding uncharacterized protein LOC119975505 isoform X1 encodes MAVQKADERKKCHNFSDEDLGTLLNEVEAKRYRLLGYDKRRVPGKVSILAWKEVAETVTANSITPRTGEQCRKKFNDLTRSARVKMAHNARKCLLTRVGRVPFLKALNEYEERARQLVGVSNSSVSGSQADIGMGRGSRPPLDAPSVDGGKLVAAANIVERSVDDAEPRVKEEESVTVIELKEEVEWHPDEQGAMHPGWEGKRSGTVTPDSTLNLQDADVGGMQSWDNIQITASPSPGPSCYERGTDGSHSGIHETDAAGLVGGCVIDRSEMSSGEGPPTVQALDPSSSVTCGPHPNVETSVEEVFDAGLRDVLVAQHDRQLDSLDLIRQEMTGLCQEVRELKTGLCQEVRDLKTSLCQEVRELKTSLCQQLALSIQKLTDALTAPKQIQHYQGAVSDLNQMPIQIPEMHAAGMAVTAAGMAVTQVAPVEPFLMGPSTETETTHELAATPLMDATAGQQHPNNELPVAGHIETRGVRARGRRRRH; translated from the exons ATGGCAGTTCAAAAAGCAGATGAACGGAAGAAATGTCATAACTTTAGTGATGAAGATCTTGGCACCCTTCTCAATGAGGTGGAGGCAAAGCGTTACAGGCTTCTTGGTTATGATAAGCGCAGGGTGCCTGGAAAAGTTAGCATCTTGGCATGGAAGGAGGTtgcagagactgtgactgctaaCAGCATCACTCCACGGACTGGAGAGCAATGTCGCAAGAAATTTAATGATTTAACACGATCTgccagg GTTAAGATGGCTCATAATGCCCGCAAGTGTTTATTGACCAGGGTTGGTCGTGTGCCGTTTCTGAAGGCTCTTAATGAATACGAAGAGAGGGCCAGGCAGCTGGTGGGAGTCAGTAATAGTTCAGTGTCTGGTAGTCAAGCAGACATTGGAATGGGGCGAG GATCACGGCCACCTTTGGATGCACCATCTGTAGATGGCGGCAAGTTGGTAGCAGCAGCCAATATTGTTGAAAGATCTGTGGATGATGCTGAGCCACGGGTCAAAGAGGAGGAAAGTGTGACTGTAATTGAGCTGAAGGAGGAAGTGGAGTGGCATCCAGATGAGCAGGGAGCCATGCATCCTGGCTGGGAGGGCAAACGAAGTGGTACTGTTACTCCTGACTCCACATTGAACCTACAGGATGCTGATGTTGGAGGGATGCAATCCTGGGACAATATTCAGATCACAGCCTCTCCATCCCCTGGCCCCTCTTGCTATGAGCGAGGTACAGATGGATCTCATTCAGGCATCCATGAAACTGATGCTGCAGGGTTAGTGGGAGGATGTGTGATAGACCGATCCGAAATGTCGAGTGGTGAGGGACCCCCAACAGTTCAAGCACTTGATCCATCGTCTTCAGTGACGTGTGGACCACATCCCAATGTTGAGACTTCAGTGGAAGAGGTGTTTGATGCAGGGCTCAGGGATGTATTGGTGGCACAACATGACAGACAGCTAGACTCTCTGGATTTGATCAGACAGGAAATGACCGGTCTTTGTCAGGAGGTAAGGGAGTTGAAGACGGGTCTTTGTCAGGAGGTGAGAGATTTGAAGACAAGTCTTTGTCAagaggtgagggagttgaagacaAGTCTTTGTCAGCAGCTGGCCCTTTCTATTCAAAAACTTACTGATGCATTGACTGCTCCAAAGCAAATCCAGCATTATCAGGGTGCTGTAAGCGACCTTAATCAGATGCCAATACAAATACCTGAGATGCATGCTGCTGGTATGGCAGTAACAGCTGCCGGTATGGCAGTAACACAAGTGGCTCCAGTAGAACCATTCCTGATGGGTCCAAGTACAGAAACTGAGACGACGCATGAGCTAGCAGCTACACCTCTAATGGATGCAACGGCTGGGCAGCAGCATCCCAACAATGAGTTACCTGTTGCTGGACATATTGAAACAAGAGGGGTCCGGGCACGGGGTAGACGCAGGAGGCATTAG
- the LOC119975505 gene encoding uncharacterized protein LOC119975505 isoform X2 codes for MAHNARKCLLTRVGRVPFLKALNEYEERARQLVGVSNSSVSGSQADIGMGRGSRPPLDAPSVDGGKLVAAANIVERSVDDAEPRVKEEESVTVIELKEEVEWHPDEQGAMHPGWEGKRSGTVTPDSTLNLQDADVGGMQSWDNIQITASPSPGPSCYERGTDGSHSGIHETDAAGLVGGCVIDRSEMSSGEGPPTVQALDPSSSVTCGPHPNVETSVEEVFDAGLRDVLVAQHDRQLDSLDLIRQEMTGLCQEVRELKTGLCQEVRDLKTSLCQEVRELKTSLCQQLALSIQKLTDALTAPKQIQHYQGAVSDLNQMPIQIPEMHAAGMAVTAAGMAVTQVAPVEPFLMGPSTETETTHELAATPLMDATAGQQHPNNELPVAGHIETRGVRARGRRRRH; via the exons ATGGCTCATAATGCCCGCAAGTGTTTATTGACCAGGGTTGGTCGTGTGCCGTTTCTGAAGGCTCTTAATGAATACGAAGAGAGGGCCAGGCAGCTGGTGGGAGTCAGTAATAGTTCAGTGTCTGGTAGTCAAGCAGACATTGGAATGGGGCGAG GATCACGGCCACCTTTGGATGCACCATCTGTAGATGGCGGCAAGTTGGTAGCAGCAGCCAATATTGTTGAAAGATCTGTGGATGATGCTGAGCCACGGGTCAAAGAGGAGGAAAGTGTGACTGTAATTGAGCTGAAGGAGGAAGTGGAGTGGCATCCAGATGAGCAGGGAGCCATGCATCCTGGCTGGGAGGGCAAACGAAGTGGTACTGTTACTCCTGACTCCACATTGAACCTACAGGATGCTGATGTTGGAGGGATGCAATCCTGGGACAATATTCAGATCACAGCCTCTCCATCCCCTGGCCCCTCTTGCTATGAGCGAGGTACAGATGGATCTCATTCAGGCATCCATGAAACTGATGCTGCAGGGTTAGTGGGAGGATGTGTGATAGACCGATCCGAAATGTCGAGTGGTGAGGGACCCCCAACAGTTCAAGCACTTGATCCATCGTCTTCAGTGACGTGTGGACCACATCCCAATGTTGAGACTTCAGTGGAAGAGGTGTTTGATGCAGGGCTCAGGGATGTATTGGTGGCACAACATGACAGACAGCTAGACTCTCTGGATTTGATCAGACAGGAAATGACCGGTCTTTGTCAGGAGGTAAGGGAGTTGAAGACGGGTCTTTGTCAGGAGGTGAGAGATTTGAAGACAAGTCTTTGTCAagaggtgagggagttgaagacaAGTCTTTGTCAGCAGCTGGCCCTTTCTATTCAAAAACTTACTGATGCATTGACTGCTCCAAAGCAAATCCAGCATTATCAGGGTGCTGTAAGCGACCTTAATCAGATGCCAATACAAATACCTGAGATGCATGCTGCTGGTATGGCAGTAACAGCTGCCGGTATGGCAGTAACACAAGTGGCTCCAGTAGAACCATTCCTGATGGGTCCAAGTACAGAAACTGAGACGACGCATGAGCTAGCAGCTACACCTCTAATGGATGCAACGGCTGGGCAGCAGCATCCCAACAATGAGTTACCTGTTGCTGGACATATTGAAACAAGAGGGGTCCGGGCACGGGGTAGACGCAGGAGGCATTAG